Genomic window (Leptospira kirschneri serovar Cynopteri str. 3522 CT):
TTGAGAGCCTTCATTCCTTTGGGAGCGATCACACCTTCATTTAAAAGTGGTTTTCCATCCGAGTCTTTTAAAAAACTGAACGAAGTGATTTCTTCTTCCTTTCTCATTTCGATCGGAATATAACTACCGTTTGGGATTTCAAAATCCATACTTTTAGCGGTAGCGGCTACGTAAAAAGGAACTCCGTGGTGTTTGGCTACGATTGCCAAAGGATAGGTTCCGATTTTGTTGGCCGTGTCGCCATTAGAAGCGATTCTATCCGCACCGACAATGACTGCGTCTATCTTTCTAGAAGACATGACCCAACCGGCCATATTGTCCGTGATCAGAAAAGATTGAATTTTTTCTTCTTGTAATTCCCAAGCAGTAAGACGGGCTCCTTGTAAATAAGGTCTGGTTTCGTCAGCAAAAACGGTAAGAGAGTGTCCCGCGTCTCTAAGAGATCGTATAACGCCTAACGCGGTTCCGTGTCCTGCAGTAGCCAGTGCTCCTGTATTACAGTGTGTGATTATGTTTAAGGAAGAAGGTTGTTTCGGAAAAAGAGAAAGGGCGTATTTAGAAAGTCTCAGATTGTTTTCTAAATCTTCTTGAAGCATAAATAACGCCAATTCTTCTGCGCCTTTTTGTATTTCTTCCAAACTAAAAAAAGAATAGTTGGATTCCGGAAAACGGGAAGAGAATTCCTCGATGGCCAGTCTTAAATTGACCGCGGTAGGTCTGGATTCTAAAAGTTCGGAAAGTTTTAATTTGAGTTCAGAGAAAGGCGGTTTTGAAATAAGACTATTCCAATACAAAGAGATACCAAAAGCACCTGTGATTGCAATTGCGGGAGCTCCTCTAACTACCATTTCTCGGATCGCAAAGATACAGTCTTCTAAGGTTTTTGCCGTAATGTATGAAGTGGTTCCCGGAAGAACTCTTTGATCTAAAAGTATAAGTTCTTTGTTTTTCCAAAGAATTGGTTTTAGTCCTGATTCCTGCATTTTTTTCTTTCCGACTCTAAAGGTTGAGGCACGATTTTTCGATTTAAAGAATGTGATTGAAAAATCATTCTCCTTCTCCCGGAGAATGTGGAAACCCGGGGCAAATTTGCCCCGGATTAGCCTTGCTTGACTCTCTGACCACAATTCGTATTCTATCCAATATGGCAAAAAGAAAATACCGAAACGGAATATCTCTTTTCGGTTATTCCATTTTTCATCCGATCAATTTAATTTTAATTATAAACGTTCTCGTTTATATCCTTCAACTTTTTGCTGGCGGGACCGGAATTATAGAATATTATTTTGCGTTAACTCCTTTTAGAGTATTTCACGGACATTATTGGCAGATTTTTTCATACGGATTTTTACACGAGGCATACGGAATTCCGTTTATACATCTATTTTTCAATATGTACGTCTTTGTGATGTTCGGCGGTTTGATTTGTAGATATGTTTCGGCGTGGAAGTTTACGGTTGTATATCTTACTGCTGTTTTGACCGGAGGAATTACGGTATTACTCGCGCCGGTTCTAAATGAAGCATTAGGAATCCATTATCCTATGGATCTATTTCAGACCACGACGTTAGGAGCGAGCGGCGGAGTGACTGGGATACTTGTTTTATTCGGAATCTTATTTCCTGAGACGGAAGTGTTTCTCGTTTTTTTTAGAATGAAGGCGCGTTATGCGGCTTGGATTTTTGTAGGCGGTGGTTTTGTGGCTGATTTCGTTGCGGTTTATTATTTCCATTCTCCTTTTGTAGTAAGCAATTCCTGTCATTTAGGAGGAGCGATCGGTGCGACTCTTGTGGCTCCATTGATTTTAAAAAACAATTCCGGAAAGATTTTTCCTAAAAAGAAAGATTTGGAGAATACTGTATCTAAATCTACTCGTTCTGTAAGCGAAGATTTGGATTTTCAGACTCAAAAAAATCTGAAATTGTTAGACGAACTTTCCAAAAAAACTTCTTATTCCGACCAGGAAGATATACTGATTCCATTACAACAAACGAATGTAAATTTATGTCCTCCCCCCACTTTTCAACCCGAAGATACTTTTTGTCTTCGTTGTGATTGGCTTCCTAATTGTGCTTTAAGAAAATTGAAAATAAATTCAGAGAAAATCCGCTAATCGACCATTTTCAAATTCTAATTTTTTTTATTAGAGTTGTTGAAAAATTAATTCTTGATCTGTTTGTATTGGATTGAAATGGACAATTGAAGCAATTTTACGAATCTTCACTATGGAATTTTTCAACAACTTTATTCCAATGGATCCTTGATTATAAATAAACACTTAAGAGATGAGAATCTTTTTTTGAATTGGAATGAAAAATGGTTTTTTCCCTGAAAATTCGTCTTATAAAATAATAGTAATCGTGGGTGTACTTATACCTTCCGATAAGAAAATTGAAAGATGAATTTAAAGATAGGGTTTTGATCGTGACTCAAAATAAGAAAAGCGCTTTATTCGATATTTTAAAACGTGAAAAATTGGAAAAGATGATGAAGAGGAATTCCTCTTCTGAACAATCACAGGAGAATGAAAAACCTCAGACTTCTGAGAATGTTCCTGAAAAATCTTCAACGGAAAAAAAGGAATCGCAGATTTCTAAAATTTATAAAGCCATAGAAGACGTTAAGTTAGACATTCGGTACTATTTTTTACAGGACGAATACGTTGAAAAATTGGCTTCGATTTATATTAAAAACGAGGGTCCTCTAGAAAAATTAGGAATCGATCCTAAAAAATATTTAGAATATGCAAGAGATAGTTTTGATCGATACAAACAACTCGATAAAAAAATGCCTTTAGAACCTATGAATAAAAAATCCTGGGATCACGTCGAAAAAAGTTTGAACGAGTTGATTACAAAACTACTGGAAAAATTCTCTAAATAAAATTTTTACACCAAACTTCCATTAGTTAAAGCTAAACAAAAAGAGATTCGTTTTGTAGTCTAATTTTCTGCAAAAAATTTTCTTATGTCGAAAGGTTAAAGACGGTAAACTGTAAGTTTTTCTGTTCTTCTTTGGAAAACGATTAAAGATTAATATTTTAGAGAATTATAATATTCTTGAATTTCTGTTTTTGGAAAATTTAGTTTTGTTATTTGCGTATTCGATATTTAACATCCCGTATTTCGATTGGCAGCGACTGGAACTATAAAAAAGTCGTTTATCTTTTCGGATGAAATGTATAAATATTCGTTGGAAACGTTATAGTGGTCTTTTAAGTCAAAGATAAAATCTAATTCTCCGTCTCCATCAATATCCCCTGCAAAAACTAAAATAGGTTTTTCGGTTCTGTAAACGAGTGAATCAATGATCATTTCTTTTTCGTTTTTACGAAGGATTAATTGATAGTCGTTTATTCCAGAGGATTGAACCGGTTTACCTTTTGAAGTAATCCTGTAACTGTCCTTTCTAAAAGTAAAATTATAGGACTTACCAAATTCTAATTCTAACGGAACTTTTTTAGAAATAGCTGGAAAATTACCTTTTTTGAAAGTAATTCCTTTGATGAGTATGATCGGATTGTCTATTGCATTGACCTTATAACCGGTTTTTATTTTTTCATTCTCGTCTACTACCGCATCGTATTCCCTTTTTAGATCGATTGAGATTTGTTTTCTAAGATAACCTTCTTGTTGTAAGTAAATTGCAATCCAATCGGTTGGATCCGATGGAGAAAATGGTAATTCTTTTTCGTGATAAGAAATTGGATGAGCAAAAAATATCTTGGGTATACATCTTATTAAACCGCCGAAGATCCATCCTTCGGATATTTTTACCCAATTGCTTTGAACTTTACGATTTCGTATTTTAGTTTCTTCTAAAGTAGAAGACCTTTCTAAAATTTCTAAAGGAGTGGATTGTTTGATGATGTGTACTTTTTTTCCGGATAGACTTGGAGAATCTCTTACTATCACTTCTGGGTAAGAAGTAAAACAGGATTTTGTTTCTTGGGAGCCTAAGCCACTTCCTATTAAAAATAATAGGAATCCGATGGAGGAAAAATAATATTTTATGTTTAAATTGAAAGTCATTTGAAATGATACTTAACTTAGAGATAAAAGGTCGTTATGTGGAATGTGCGTAGCTAAAATTTGCAATTTTATAAAGGTTCGTTTTTTACAAAAATGGAATGTAGCGCTCATACAAAAAATTTATAGCGGCGAAAAAGTAGTGAATCTCAATGATTTGTGGAAAATTTCATACTTTCATTTGAAACTTAGAATGTTCAATCTCACAAGTAATTGACAATTAAAAAATTAAACTGTTTTTACAAATCGGATATAAAAAATATTCCTGAGGGTTTGAGTTTAGAGCGTGATCTAACAAAGGCCTATCTATGAAACACTGAGTTCTCGCCTCAATTGTTTTTACATTGATTACATCGAATTCACGTTAAAGGAATGAATCATATTTCTTTTTTGTTTCTTTCTTTGTAAATAAAGGAAGAAACAGACCAACTAAATGCGTCAGCGCTGACGCATTTAGTTTCAATCCGCTTCCTTTACGAACAAAGGAAGAAACTTGGAATTACGAAAACAAGATCAAATTTCCCACGAGTTTCAATCCGCTTCCTTTGCGAACAAAGGAAGAAACAATGGTCCCGCGGCGCATTAATTTTTCCTCAATATGTTTCAATCCGCTTCCTTTGCGAACAAAGGAAGAAACAGCGGCTCAAAAGCCCCGCAAAGATGTATAAGAAAAAGGTTAATAGCATTTTCTAGACATAATAATTGCGAATCTGTATGTGCCATACTGAATAAACGTTAAGCGAAACCATTCAATCGCCAAACGACGTGTATACGTTTGGGTGCGAAAGTCCCCTGTAAAATCGGGAGAAACGGGTTCGCAAAAGCGTTTTATTATAGAATAATCGGATTTTAAAGGTCAATAATATAACAAAAATAAACTATTCTTAAATATCTAAAGAGACGTAATATTTGGTTTTGAATCATTGTAATATAACGTGAGTTTGGCGTAAGGAACTTATGATTCTAAAAAGTTGGAATTTGAACTTTACAGATCGATTCCTTAAATGTGGGAACTCTCACAAATCAAGATATTACAAACAATTCCTAAAATTGTAGGAACTCATACTTTTATGAAAATATTTACTCAGCCGAACTCACGTAATTTGTAAAAGATTGTTTTTATCCTTCATCTTGAAAAAATGGGAGTCTTACCATCCAGCAAACAAAAACGATGAGAACTTTGATTTTAAATAACGTGAGTTCGACGTAAGAAAATTGGGGCGAATAATAAACTCAGGTGCAACGAGGGTCGTCGTCGCAGCATAATAATCGCTTTCGCATTTGTTACGCCCTGCTCACGTTAAATAGTTTCTATAAAATTAATGTATTATAGGACATAAGAAAAACGAAAAGAAAGTCCAATCAATCTTGACGAAGAATGAATTCAGAAACGGCAAATAACGTCTGCGGATGGAGAAAGGATATTGAGAGAATGGAAAGATATTAAAAACGTATTTATTATATATTTTGAAAATGTTTCTATCCAATAAAACTGAGTATCATAAAACGCTGATTAAGCGAAAAATTAGGGTATGAATCTTTTTTAGAAAAGCTAATAAATTGGGATATATACTACTCGGACGTATGAAAAGAAAATTGTAATAAGTTTGTTTCAAAAATTAGAATGCAAAATCTTTTTCAAAAAAACAACAATTTTAGATTCGGCACAATTTTGTGAGGGCTTCTATGTCTTTGTAAAAATTGCCCGGGCACCATTGTCCGGATAATAATTTAGTAGTAGGAACGTTATGATAGTCTTTATTTGAATTCATGAAAAAACAATTGACGACTAAAAAAACAGATAGATTTTAATTGTCGATGTCGGAGAAGGAAAAAGTTCTTATGAAAATACTTTGTTTGTTATTATTGAATTTCTGTTTTTGTGTAACTATAATTGCAAAGGAAAAGGGCTTGGTAAGGACAAAACGAAATTCAATTCCAAACCGGCTTATCGATTACAGAAAATTTCAAAATATAGTCAATTCTTCTGCAGAAGAAAGAGAGGTAAAACGTCTCACGGAAGAGGATTTCTTAAAAATGATTCAAGATGAGGAAGTAGTTCTTTTAGATGCTCGAAGTGAGTCTCGTTACAAGTTGAGACATATTAAAGGTGCGATCAGTCTTCCATTTACGGAATTTACGAAGGAATCTCTTTCGAAAATAATTCCCAAGATGAATTCTAAAATTCTAATATACTGTAATAATAATTTTACAGGAAGTCCGGAAGCGTTCGCCTCTAAAGCGCCTGCGGCTTCTCTTAACTTATCCACGTTCATTTCTTTGAAAGCTTAT
Coding sequences:
- the mtnA gene encoding S-methyl-5-thioribose-1-phosphate isomerase, which translates into the protein MQESGLKPILWKNKELILLDQRVLPGTTSYITAKTLEDCIFAIREMVVRGAPAIAITGAFGISLYWNSLISKPPFSELKLKLSELLESRPTAVNLRLAIEEFSSRFPESNYSFFSLEEIQKGAEELALFMLQEDLENNLRLSKYALSLFPKQPSSLNIITHCNTGALATAGHGTALGVIRSLRDAGHSLTVFADETRPYLQGARLTAWELQEEKIQSFLITDNMAGWVMSSRKIDAVIVGADRIASNGDTANKIGTYPLAIVAKHHGVPFYVAATAKSMDFEIPNGSYIPIEMRKEEEITSFSFLKDSDGKPLLNEGVIAPKGMKALNPSFDVTPASLITGIITEKGIVSPVTEENLKKFFQSI
- a CDS encoding rhomboid family intramembrane serine protease, with product MKNHSPSPGECGNPGQICPGLALLDSLTTIRILSNMAKRKYRNGISLFGYSIFHPINLILIINVLVYILQLFAGGTGIIEYYFALTPFRVFHGHYWQIFSYGFLHEAYGIPFIHLFFNMYVFVMFGGLICRYVSAWKFTVVYLTAVLTGGITVLLAPVLNEALGIHYPMDLFQTTTLGASGGVTGILVLFGILFPETEVFLVFFRMKARYAAWIFVGGGFVADFVAVYYFHSPFVVSNSCHLGGAIGATLVAPLILKNNSGKIFPKKKDLENTVSKSTRSVSEDLDFQTQKNLKLLDELSKKTSYSDQEDILIPLQQTNVNLCPPPTFQPEDTFCLRCDWLPNCALRKLKINSEKIR
- a CDS encoding LIC11177 family protein, which gives rise to MTQNKKSALFDILKREKLEKMMKRNSSSEQSQENEKPQTSENVPEKSSTEKKESQISKIYKAIEDVKLDIRYYFLQDEYVEKLASIYIKNEGPLEKLGIDPKKYLEYARDSFDRYKQLDKKMPLEPMNKKSWDHVEKSLNELITKLLEKFSK
- a CDS encoding SH3 domain-containing protein, whose product is MTFNLNIKYYFSSIGFLLFLIGSGLGSQETKSCFTSYPEVIVRDSPSLSGKKVHIIKQSTPLEILERSSTLEETKIRNRKVQSNWVKISEGWIFGGLIRCIPKIFFAHPISYHEKELPFSPSDPTDWIAIYLQQEGYLRKQISIDLKREYDAVVDENEKIKTGYKVNAIDNPIILIKGITFKKGNFPAISKKVPLELEFGKSYNFTFRKDSYRITSKGKPVQSSGINDYQLILRKNEKEMIIDSLVYRTEKPILVFAGDIDGDGELDFIFDLKDHYNVSNEYLYISSEKINDFFIVPVAANRNTGC
- a CDS encoding rhodanese-like domain-containing protein translates to MKILCLLLLNFCFCVTIIAKEKGLVRTKRNSIPNRLIDYRKFQNIVNSSAEEREVKRLTEEDFLKMIQDEEVVLLDARSESRYKLRHIKGAISLPFTEFTKESLSKIIPKMNSKILIYCNNNFTGSPEAFASKAPAASLNLSTFISLKAYGYKNIYELGPLLSVDSTKLTFEGTEVQ